The following proteins come from a genomic window of Oligoflexus sp.:
- a CDS encoding metalloregulator ArsR/SmtB family transcription factor, producing MLAPSSASKRISQALTSSSLAAICKAVADPLRLDIMRVLSNDSFGVQELATIFAMPQPGMSHHLKILHKAGLLATRRQGNSIFYRRTLLKTGLEFHDFLHSLFATIDELALSEETMRRILAVYEDRSAQSRQYFERHADKFLENQGMLCELNQYLPNLREILDLMDLPRSSQVMEVGPGQGELLKELSRRFDHLVALDNSEEMLALTRKHIAAKDKIHFVQSSLESYDGRGGQLDAVVLNMVLHHMSSPRQAFHKVAQLLKDQGCLVIADLCLHNQEWTRASCGDVWMGFDPQDLKEWAAGAGFMEDQSLYLGLKNGFQIQLKLFRLRKGTDDVQS from the coding sequence ATGCTCGCCCCATCCAGCGCTTCGAAGCGAATCAGCCAGGCGCTGACCAGCAGCTCCCTTGCGGCCATTTGCAAGGCCGTGGCGGATCCTCTGCGCCTCGATATTATGCGGGTTTTGAGCAACGATTCTTTTGGTGTGCAGGAGCTGGCGACCATCTTTGCGATGCCGCAGCCGGGGATGAGTCATCATCTGAAGATACTGCACAAGGCCGGACTTTTGGCCACAAGGCGTCAGGGCAACAGTATTTTCTATCGCCGGACGCTTTTGAAGACGGGCCTGGAATTCCATGATTTCCTGCACAGTCTCTTCGCGACGATTGATGAGCTGGCTTTGAGCGAGGAAACGATGCGCCGCATCCTGGCGGTTTATGAGGATCGTTCCGCCCAGTCACGGCAGTACTTCGAACGGCATGCGGATAAATTCCTGGAAAACCAGGGCATGCTCTGCGAGCTGAACCAGTATCTGCCGAATCTGCGGGAAATCCTGGATCTCATGGACCTGCCGCGGTCGAGTCAGGTGATGGAAGTGGGCCCGGGCCAGGGTGAACTTTTGAAGGAATTATCGAGGCGCTTTGATCATCTGGTGGCGCTGGATAATTCGGAAGAGATGCTGGCGCTCACGCGCAAGCACATCGCAGCGAAGGACAAGATTCATTTCGTGCAGTCCTCGCTGGAAAGTTATGACGGCCGTGGAGGCCAGCTGGATGCCGTGGTTTTGAATATGGTCCTGCATCATATGTCGTCGCCGCGGCAGGCGTTCCATAAGGTGGCTCAGCTGCTCAAAGATCAGGGCTGCCTCGTGATCGCTGACCTTTGTTTGCACAATCAGGAATGGACCCGCGCCTCCTGCGGGGATGTCTGGATGGGCTTTGACCCCCAGGATCTCAAGGAATGGGCGGCCGGGGCCGGATTTATGGAAGATCAAAGTCTCTATCTGGGTT
- a CDS encoding 7TM diverse intracellular signaling domain-containing protein, protein MDFASMHWEEAHALSGEWRFFPREFLSEDRLRSPDFSLEQGLLVKVPAGVDAYVDASGKNLDPQTWGTFVLEFKNLRPPFQNLGLNVRGDTAYRVFALDVERSVPMEMLLSVGKVGTSPDDSIPQVASPVGLWRADGSGHYYLVIHLSGFHYPWGGLWTSPQLGSYELISRRHRILFLSEALAVGAIFAMMMYHFGLFLHRNEDKASLVLSVFSASILFRMLGSSPTIMNVLFPEPSLLIFETVRKFEYGFLGILGACGALFAMATFHLRKLRLLLQCEAMIGVASLIFCLVTPATFYPRFLIPLNAILLVQTSTYLGIVAWALLNKAKGSGYLAVGGLIMACTVVYDVFIGTGLHDSPIFLAPFGIVCLLFSNSQVIADLFASSFRTAQRLSRTLQEEVERKTRNIRTMLDHIPQGVMGIVSPGVADHEYSRHLKVILGADQVAGVSLNELLLDHSLLTADDKSRITAALDSILNEDLINFEFNAVQLVTELVLMIENKPKYLQLDWAPIVNNQGLVEKLQLTLHDYTRMKAVEEQNEKQKNLLVYIQELLLVSGPTFQIFAEATDNLLNDNRRLMTSPSSNTSAVVKALYINMHTLKGSARTLGLNQISAMAHEMEQDYIRIMKNPAQPWQASELLDAHDKLVALVAQYRDIHRSILGREGIGQSGATLGREVLEKLANLLHAFEPLATQLNRMATLKELLTIIETHIFQDVALFFPEVRGAVRGIARDLKRLEPHVAIEAEGFLFSQAAENLLRKIMVHILRNALDHGIETPEERLRQGKPAHGTLTIACAEDPKGLRISFHDDGRGLPLGLLRSRASLYGLPVNARDEELAELVFQSGLSTAATVTEISGRGMGMEAIRLYLREAGGDATLELLSPGKDPNFRAFRLVVHLPSTYYRRLDAVPSSLTALVS, encoded by the coding sequence GTGGATTTTGCGTCCATGCACTGGGAAGAGGCGCATGCTCTTAGCGGCGAATGGCGATTTTTTCCACGGGAGTTTTTGAGCGAGGATCGACTGCGGTCACCCGATTTCAGTCTGGAGCAAGGTCTTCTGGTCAAGGTCCCTGCCGGCGTTGATGCCTATGTGGATGCCTCGGGTAAAAATCTGGATCCCCAGACCTGGGGAACCTTCGTGCTTGAGTTCAAAAATCTGCGGCCACCCTTTCAGAACCTTGGATTGAACGTGCGTGGGGATACGGCATACCGGGTCTTTGCTCTGGATGTGGAGCGCTCGGTGCCTATGGAAATGCTCCTGAGCGTAGGCAAGGTCGGGACCAGCCCGGACGATTCCATTCCTCAGGTGGCCTCTCCTGTTGGACTGTGGCGGGCTGATGGCAGCGGACACTATTATCTTGTCATTCACCTCAGTGGTTTTCATTATCCGTGGGGCGGACTTTGGACCTCACCGCAGCTGGGATCCTATGAATTGATCTCAAGGCGTCATCGCATCCTGTTTCTGTCCGAGGCCCTCGCTGTCGGCGCGATCTTCGCGATGATGATGTATCATTTCGGTCTTTTTCTGCATCGCAACGAAGACAAAGCCTCGCTGGTGCTGAGCGTCTTCAGTGCCAGTATCCTCTTTCGCATGCTGGGCAGCAGTCCGACCATCATGAATGTCCTTTTCCCCGAACCGAGTCTTTTGATTTTTGAGACTGTGCGAAAATTTGAGTATGGGTTCCTTGGCATTCTAGGGGCCTGCGGGGCGCTGTTTGCGATGGCGACCTTCCATCTGCGCAAGTTGCGGCTTCTTTTGCAATGCGAAGCTATGATCGGCGTCGCATCGCTGATTTTCTGCCTCGTCACGCCTGCGACCTTCTACCCCAGGTTTCTGATTCCCTTGAACGCCATACTCCTGGTGCAGACGTCCACCTACCTCGGCATTGTCGCCTGGGCGCTTTTAAATAAAGCCAAAGGCAGCGGCTACCTTGCTGTGGGTGGACTCATCATGGCCTGCACCGTGGTCTATGATGTTTTCATCGGCACGGGTCTTCACGATTCCCCTATATTTTTAGCCCCGTTTGGGATCGTCTGCCTGCTCTTCAGCAACAGTCAGGTCATCGCCGACTTGTTCGCGTCCTCCTTCCGCACTGCTCAGCGACTCTCCAGGACTCTTCAGGAAGAGGTCGAACGCAAGACGCGGAACATTCGCACGATGCTCGACCACATCCCGCAAGGCGTGATGGGCATTGTTTCGCCTGGGGTGGCCGATCATGAATACTCGCGGCATCTGAAGGTTATTCTAGGCGCGGATCAGGTGGCGGGCGTGTCCCTGAACGAGCTGCTGCTGGATCATAGTCTTTTGACCGCGGATGATAAATCGCGGATCACCGCCGCGCTCGATTCGATTTTGAACGAGGACCTGATCAACTTCGAATTCAATGCCGTGCAGCTCGTCACCGAGCTGGTGCTGATGATCGAGAACAAGCCGAAGTATCTGCAGCTCGACTGGGCGCCGATCGTGAACAATCAGGGCCTTGTGGAAAAGCTGCAGCTGACTCTGCATGACTATACGCGGATGAAGGCGGTCGAGGAGCAGAATGAAAAGCAGAAGAATCTTCTGGTCTATATTCAGGAACTCCTTCTCGTCTCGGGGCCAACGTTTCAGATCTTTGCCGAGGCCACGGACAATCTTTTGAATGATAACAGGCGACTTATGACCAGCCCGTCCTCGAATACGAGCGCGGTGGTCAAAGCCCTTTACATCAATATGCATACGCTCAAGGGCTCGGCTCGAACCCTTGGACTGAATCAGATCAGTGCCATGGCGCATGAAATGGAGCAGGATTATATCAGGATCATGAAAAATCCGGCCCAGCCCTGGCAGGCGAGCGAGCTGCTGGACGCGCATGATAAGCTGGTGGCCCTGGTCGCGCAGTACCGCGATATTCATCGCAGCATCCTGGGCCGCGAAGGAATAGGTCAGTCAGGGGCGACCCTGGGCCGCGAGGTCCTGGAAAAACTGGCCAATCTTCTGCATGCGTTTGAGCCTCTGGCCACCCAGCTCAACAGGATGGCGACGCTCAAGGAACTCTTGACGATCATCGAGACGCATATCTTCCAGGATGTGGCGCTGTTCTTCCCGGAAGTCCGTGGTGCAGTCCGCGGCATAGCCCGTGATCTGAAGCGCCTGGAGCCCCATGTGGCGATCGAAGCCGAGGGCTTTCTCTTCAGCCAGGCGGCCGAGAATCTTCTGCGCAAGATCATGGTGCATATCCTCCGCAATGCTCTGGATCATGGCATCGAAACACCGGAAGAACGCCTGCGTCAGGGCAAGCCCGCTCACGGGACTTTAACCATCGCCTGTGCCGAGGATCCGAAAGGCCTTCGCATCAGCTTTCATGATGATGGTCGCGGCCTGCCGCTGGGGCTTTTGCGTTCCCGCGCCTCGCTTTACGGCCTGCCGGTCAATGCCCGGGATGAGGAGCTTGCTGAACTCGTGTTTCAATCCGGTCTGAGCACCGCCGCCACGGTCACGGAAATTTCCGGGCGCGGCATGGGCATGGAAGCCATTCGCCTTTATTTGCGTGAAGCCGGAGGCGATGCCACGCTGGAACTTTTGAGCCCTGGAAAAGACCCCAATTTCCGTGCCTTTCGCCTCGTCGTTCACCTGCCGTCCACCTACTATCGGCGCCTGGATGCCGTCCCTAGCAGCCTGACTGCCCTTGTTTCGTGA